In Anser cygnoides isolate HZ-2024a breed goose chromosome Z, Taihu_goose_T2T_genome, whole genome shotgun sequence, a genomic segment contains:
- the STARD4 gene encoding stAR-related lipid transfer protein 4 isoform X2 — protein MEDYQQRCLKDVCFSAEKYAREHFGKDATVWRKPSEEFSGYLYKAQGVVEDVTNRIVDHIRPGPYRLDWDSLMTTMDIMETFEENCCVMRYTTAGQLWNIIAPREFVDFSYTTSYEDGLLTCGISLDYGEVRPDFVRGFNHPCGWFCVPLKDYPSHSLLTGYIQTELRGMLPQSAVDTAMASTLANFYSDLKKALKT, from the exons ATGGAGGATTACCAGCAAAGATGTCTGAAAGATGTCTGCTTTTCTGCGGAAAAATATGCAAGAGAGCACTTTGGG AAAGATGCAACGGTGTGGCGTAAACCATCAGAGGAATTCAGTGGATACCT CTACAAAGCTCAAGGAGTGGTGGAAGATGTTACTAACAGAATTGTGGATCATATTCGCCCTGGACCTTATAGACTGGACTGGGACAGCTTAATGACCACGATGGACATCATGGAAACGTTTGAAGAG AACTGCTGTGTGATGCGTTACACCACTGCTGGCCAGCTCTGGAATATCATAGCACCAAGGGAGTTTGTTGATTTCTCTTACACCACAAGCTATGAAGATGGTCTTCTAACATGTG GTATTAGCCTTGACTATGGAGAAGTGAGACCTGATTTTGTCCGTGGATTCAATCACCCTTGCGGTTGGTTCTGCGTTCCTCTTAAAGACTATCCTAGCCACAGTCTTTTGACGGGTTACATTCAGACCGAACTGCGAGGGATGCTGCCACAATCTGCAGTAGATACTGCCATGGCTAGTACTCTGGCCAATTTCTACTCTGACCTCAAAAAGGCACTGAAAACATAG
- the STARD4 gene encoding stAR-related lipid transfer protein 4 isoform X1, protein MELLPSSAPLATKLRNTLVQYHAIADSEWRVAKKTKDATVWRKPSEEFSGYLYKAQGVVEDVTNRIVDHIRPGPYRLDWDSLMTTMDIMETFEENCCVMRYTTAGQLWNIIAPREFVDFSYTTSYEDGLLTCGISLDYGEVRPDFVRGFNHPCGWFCVPLKDYPSHSLLTGYIQTELRGMLPQSAVDTAMASTLANFYSDLKKALKT, encoded by the exons atggagctgctgcccagctcgGCGCCCCTGGCCACGAAGCTGCGGAACACCCTTGTCCAGTACCACGCCATCGCGGACAGCGAGTGGCGGGTCGCCAAGAAAACG AAAGATGCAACGGTGTGGCGTAAACCATCAGAGGAATTCAGTGGATACCT CTACAAAGCTCAAGGAGTGGTGGAAGATGTTACTAACAGAATTGTGGATCATATTCGCCCTGGACCTTATAGACTGGACTGGGACAGCTTAATGACCACGATGGACATCATGGAAACGTTTGAAGAG AACTGCTGTGTGATGCGTTACACCACTGCTGGCCAGCTCTGGAATATCATAGCACCAAGGGAGTTTGTTGATTTCTCTTACACCACAAGCTATGAAGATGGTCTTCTAACATGTG GTATTAGCCTTGACTATGGAGAAGTGAGACCTGATTTTGTCCGTGGATTCAATCACCCTTGCGGTTGGTTCTGCGTTCCTCTTAAAGACTATCCTAGCCACAGTCTTTTGACGGGTTACATTCAGACCGAACTGCGAGGGATGCTGCCACAATCTGCAGTAGATACTGCCATGGCTAGTACTCTGGCCAATTTCTACTCTGACCTCAAAAAGGCACTGAAAACATAG